The following proteins are co-located in the Gemmatimonas sp. genome:
- the rlmN gene encoding 23S rRNA (adenine(2503)-C(2))-methyltransferase RlmN, with protein sequence MPDTSPRRDLYSLTRAELQQQLVHWGLKPVHANRLWRYLYIDLASSLDEMPELLPALAARLREEMTLGVLPTTLETASTDGFTRKYLLSLPDAATIETVLMRFTGRVTACVSSQVGCAMGCVFCATGQMGYTRHLTPGEIVAQAVHVARVLRREAPAGAVMRQTRHGLGTRLRNLVLMGMGEPLHNYDAVMQAIDILLDPHGPALAAERITLSTVGVVPGILRMAEEQRPVHLAVSLHAATQAERAALVPSARKWPLDELMAACRTYSATTGRRIFYEWTLIEGRNDGVDQARAVGVLLRGLPAHVNLIPLNPTSGYDGAPTRTEAATRFQQVLAEEFALPSTVRQRRGIDIAAGCGQLAVQAR encoded by the coding sequence ATGCCCGACACCTCCCCGCGACGCGATCTCTACAGCCTCACGCGCGCTGAGCTCCAGCAGCAGCTGGTGCACTGGGGCCTCAAGCCCGTGCATGCCAACCGGCTGTGGAGGTATTTGTACATCGACCTCGCGTCGTCGCTTGACGAGATGCCCGAGCTGTTGCCCGCGTTGGCCGCTCGTCTGCGAGAAGAAATGACACTGGGCGTACTGCCCACGACGCTCGAGACGGCGTCGACCGATGGATTTACGCGAAAGTATCTGCTGTCGCTCCCGGACGCCGCCACCATCGAGACCGTGCTGATGCGCTTCACCGGGCGCGTCACCGCCTGCGTGAGTTCACAGGTGGGCTGCGCCATGGGGTGCGTCTTTTGTGCGACGGGACAGATGGGGTACACGCGTCATCTCACGCCGGGGGAAATCGTCGCGCAGGCCGTGCATGTGGCGCGCGTGCTGCGCCGCGAGGCGCCCGCCGGCGCGGTGATGCGTCAGACGCGCCATGGGCTCGGCACTCGCCTGCGTAACCTGGTGCTGATGGGGATGGGCGAGCCGTTGCACAACTACGACGCGGTGATGCAGGCGATCGACATTTTACTCGATCCTCATGGTCCGGCGCTGGCCGCCGAGCGCATCACGCTCAGCACCGTGGGTGTCGTGCCGGGCATTCTTCGTATGGCCGAGGAACAGCGTCCGGTACATCTGGCGGTCTCGCTTCACGCGGCTACGCAGGCCGAGCGGGCGGCGCTGGTGCCCTCCGCACGCAAGTGGCCGCTCGACGAACTGATGGCCGCGTGCCGTACGTACAGTGCGACGACCGGCCGCCGCATCTTTTACGAGTGGACATTGATCGAGGGGCGGAACGACGGCGTAGACCAGGCGCGCGCCGTAGGTGTGCTGCTGCGCGGGTTGCCGGCGCACGTAAACCTCATTCCGCTCAATCCGACCAGTGGCTACGACGGCGCGCCCACGCGTACCGAGGCGGCGACCCGCTTTCAGCAGGTGCTGGCGGAGGAGTTCGCGCTGCCGAGTACGGTGCGCCAGCGGCGCGGGATCGACATTGCGGCCGGCTGCGGGCAGCTGGCGGTGCAGGCGCGCTGA